The Kluyvera intermedia genome includes the window AAAGTGAAAAGTGAGAAGTGTTGCGCGGTAACATGGGGATTGGAGATGGAAACTCCCGGCGGCGCTACGCTTGGCCGGGCTACATATGACTACCCTGGGATCGTCGTAAACGTTTCGCCCGGGCTACCGCAATTGTAGCCCGGCCAAGCGTAGCGCCGCCGGGGCAATGCAAACTCAATAGTAAGAGTGTTCGCCGCGCTGGTGTTCCGTGAGATCGCGCACGCCTTTCAGTTCCGGGAACTCAGCCAGCAGCTGCTTCTCGATACCGTCTTTCAAGGTAACGTCGATCATAGAGCAGCCGTTACAGCCGCCGCCAAATTGCAGAATGGCATAACCATCGTCGGTGATTTCCATCAGCGACACGCGGCCACCGTGGCCTGCCAGCTGCGGGTTAACCTGCGCTTGCAGCATGTACTCAACGCGTTCCATCAGCGGCGCATCGTCGGTCACTTTACGCATTTTGGCGTTTGGTGCTTTCAGCGTCAGCTGGGAACCCAACTGGTCGGTGACGAAATCAATTTCCGCATCTTCCAGATACGGCGCGCTCAGCTCATCGACATAGGCGGTGAGTTGTTCAAATTTCAATTCGGTATCACTTGCTTCCACC containing:
- the nfuA gene encoding Fe-S biogenesis protein NfuA, with the protein product MIRISDTAQAHFAKLLLNQEEGTQIRVFVINPGTPNAECGVSYCPPDAVEASDTELKFEQLTAYVDELSAPYLEDAEIDFVTDQLGSQLTLKAPNAKMRKVTDDAPLMERVEYMLQAQVNPQLAGHGGRVSLMEITDDGYAILQFGGGCNGCSMIDVTLKDGIEKQLLAEFPELKGVRDLTEHQRGEHSYY